From Acidimicrobiales bacterium:
GGCCAAGGACGAGAACGGCGTCGCCGCCGCGGTCAAGGGCAAGGTGAAGGAAGCCGTGGGCGACCTCACCGACAACGCCGAGCTCAAGCGCGAAGGCCAGGCGCAGAAGGACAAGGGCAAGGCCGAAACCGACGCCGACGCCGCCCGTGGCCGCGCCAAGGCGTACGAGGCGAAGGCCAAGGAAAAAGAGCTCGAGCAGCAAGCCGCTCAGTCGTAGCTTCGTGCGGTGGGAGCACCACCGCCACCTCACGTGCGCGCCGCCTTCGGAGTGCGCGCTGATGCAGAACTCACGCCGCTCGCCGGCGCGCTCGAGCAAACCGCTTGGCGCGCCGGCGACGTCGTTTTGAAGCCGGTGCAAGAAGCGAACCCCGGAGAAGCCGACTGGGTCGCCGGTGTACTCGACGCGATCGAAGAAAACGGCTTTCGCGTCATCAAGCCCGTGCGGTCCGTCGAAGGAACGTGGCTCGAGCACGGATGGACGGCCTGGTGTTGGTTCGACGGGCACCACGAGCGGGCGCGTTGGCACGACGTCGTCGCAGCCACCGATGCATTCCACGCCGCGGTGCCGAAGGCCATCGCGCAGGCCGGTGTCGCCCCGCGTCCTGATTGGCTCGATCGGCGCGGCCACCGGTGGGCGCGCGCGGAGGCGACGGTCTGGCACGGGGAACGGCTGCCCCCGACGGTGAATCACGGCGCCGTGGAGTGGCGGCTGTACGAACGGGCGACCGCGGTCGGACCGCCGCTCACCGATGACGCACGCGCCACGTCGATCGTCGTACACGGTGACATCGCCTCCAACGTCCTGCGCCTCGCTGACGCCTCGACCCATGCGTTCATAGACATGTCACCGGGGTGGCGCCCGGCGGCCTCGACGCGTGCGCAGATCGCCGTCGAGGCGGTGACGTGGTTCGGCGCCCCGGTCGACTTGCTCGAAGAGTTCCCGCGCGAGGACATCGCCCGCGCCAGCGCGTTCCGCCTGCTGTGCGGCTTGCAGGCGAGTCCCGATTGGGCGGCCGACTTCCCCGGCGAAATCGAGGCGTGGACGCGGGCCATCGAGGCCATTGGCGCCTGAACGGCATCAAACATACGTTCGACTACCCTGGGCGCCGGATGAACCTGGCCTGGCAGCTTTCGTTGCTCGGCGCCGCCGCGCCGTCGATCGACGCGACGTTCCGCGCCGCCTACCGCGTCGAGCTCGACGCGGAGTCGTGGATCGACGTCGTACCGGGCTGGCTAGCCGGGGCCGACGAGGTGTTCGCCGCGCTGGCCGAAAAGGCTCCGTGGTCGCAACGCCAACGGATCATGTGGGGCAACAAGGTGCCCGAGCCGCGGCTCACCTCGGGCTGGGCCGAAGCCAAGGTGGGCGTGATCGCGCCGGTCCTCGTCGACGCCCGCGCCGCACTCACGCGTCGCTATGGCATCACCTTCAACTCCGGCTGGCTCAACCTGTATCGCGACGGCCATGACAGCGTCGCGTGGCATCGAGATCGCATTCCGAAGAGCAACCCGTTCCCGCTGGTCGGCATCCTGTCGCTCGGTTCGCGACGCAGGTTTCTCGTGCGTCCCTACGGTGGAGGCCCGTCGGTGCGGTTCGACCCCGCGCCGGGCGACCTCTTGGTGACGGGCGGACTCATGCAACGCCAGTGGGAACACACCGTGCCGAAGGTCCCCGACGCAGGCCCGCGCATCAGCGTCACCTTTCGCCACATCCACGACGACGATCAGACGAAGATGGGTGAGTGGCTGAAAAAGTGAAGGTGGGGCTCGTCGGCGCCGGGCCGTGGGCGCACATGGTGCACGCGCCGGTGCTGGCCAACAGTCCCGATACCGAACTCGTCGGGATCTGGGCGCGCCGACCCGAAGCCGCCGAGAAGCTGGCGGGTAAGCACGGCGCCGTCGCGTACACCGACTACGGGGCGCTGCTCGACGCCTGCGACGCCGTTGCGTTCTGCGTCCCGCCCGACGTGCAGGCCGACATGGCGGTCGCCGCGGCGAAGGCCGGCAAGACGCTGCTGCTCGAAAAACCGATCGCGCTCGACCTCGCCGCCGCCGAACGCCTCGTCGCGGCGGTCGACGCCGCGGGCGTCTCCACCGTCGTGCTGTTGTCGTTGCGCTACGCCGACTCGGTACAGGCGTTTCTGGAGGAGGCGCGGGCGATCGGCCGGCCCCTCGGCGGGCGCATGGCCTTCGTCTCCGGAGCGCTGCTCGACGGCAGTCCGTTCGCGACGCCGTGGCGACTCGAACGCGGGCCGCTACCCGACCTCGGTCCGCACGCCATCGATCTCGTCGACGCCGCCCTCGGTGCGATCGTGAACGTCACCGCCGCCGGCGACCCGCTCGGCTGGGTGTCGCTGCTGTGCGAACACGACAACGGCTCGACGAGCACGGTCAACCTGTGCGCCACCGCGCCGCAGGGCGGCATGAGTCGCATCGAGGTGTTCGGTGACGCGGGCGTCGCCATGCTCGATGCGTCGTCGGCGGCCGACGCCACGTCGATGATGCGGGTGGCCACCGCTCTCGCCGCCGCTGCCCGCGGGGAGGCGGCTGACGCGCCCGATGTGCATCGCGGCCTGCACATCCAGCGCATCATCGAGTCCGCCGTGTCGCAGCTCGGTTAGTCAATCGCCGGAGCGGCGGCCGCCTCTTCGGGCTCGACGCCCTCCGCAAGGGGGTCGGTGCGGCGCTGACCGTGGTCCTCCCGCCACACCTCGAACACGGCGACGGAACCGACGAGCCACGCCGCGCCGAGGACGTAGCCGCCGAGGACGTCGGAGATGTAGTGCACGCCGAGCGCAAGGCGGGAGAAGCCGATCGCTGCCACCCACACCGCGACCCCGGCGACGGCGACCGGCCGCCACCGCCGCGCCACGAGCGGCAGGAGCACGAGCAGCGCGGCTCCGTAACAGACGAGCGACGACATGGCGTGGCCCGACGGGAAGCTTTTGCCGTACGCCGTCATGATGGGATCGCTGAAGGACGGCCGCGGTCGCGACACGGCGAGCTTCACGACCGTGTCGATCAGGCTGCCGCCGAGCGACACGACGACGAGGAACAGCGCCAGCTTGCGCGCTTGGCGGACCAGCAACCACACCACCGGGATCCCGACCAGGGCAACGAGGAACACCGGCTTGCCGGTGAAGGACAGGAACTTGAGCAGGGAGATCACGGCGCGGTGGTGCACCACGCGGCCGTGAAGCGACCGGGCGGCGCTCCTGTCCCACTGCGTGAGCGGTCCGTGGGAGGTGACCTCGTGCAGCAGGTAGCCGAAGGGCAAACCCACGAGCGCAACCGCGCCGGCAAGCAGCGCCTCACGGACGCCGAAGCGTGACGCGGGAGGGAGAAGGTCGACCGTCGTCGCAGGGTAGCGATGATCCGCCAACCGAGCGCGTCAGTCGCGAAGAGGGGGCACGGCCACGCGCAACGCGCGCGGCTTCTTCGCGACGGTGAACTTCGCCGGGCCGTCGTCGAGGGTCATGGCGGTCCACTCGCAGTAGACGTGGCAGCGGGCGAGCCGGCCCGACACCATCACCGCGGCGGCGAAGCGGGTACGCGAGCACCGATCCGAGAGCAATTGAGCAAGATCGTCCGCTTTGTCGAGTTCGTGGACATCCGCCGCCGGCAGCGCCTCGCGCAAGGCGTCGGTCGGAGCGGGCATGAACGCCGGCCCGGCCGACGGGTTCACGACGAGGCGCAACCCGTTGCCGGCGGTCGTGGGGCGCG
This genomic window contains:
- a CDS encoding CsbD family protein, producing the protein MKAKDENGVAAAVKGKVKEAVGDLTDNAELKREGQAQKDKGKAETDADAARGRAKAYEAKAKEKELEQQAAQS
- a CDS encoding alpha-ketoglutarate-dependent dioxygenase AlkB; this translates as MNLAWQLSLLGAAAPSIDATFRAAYRVELDAESWIDVVPGWLAGADEVFAALAEKAPWSQRQRIMWGNKVPEPRLTSGWAEAKVGVIAPVLVDARAALTRRYGITFNSGWLNLYRDGHDSVAWHRDRIPKSNPFPLVGILSLGSRRRFLVRPYGGGPSVRFDPAPGDLLVTGGLMQRQWEHTVPKVPDAGPRISVTFRHIHDDDQTKMGEWLKK
- a CDS encoding Gfo/Idh/MocA family oxidoreductase, translating into MAEKVKVGLVGAGPWAHMVHAPVLANSPDTELVGIWARRPEAAEKLAGKHGAVAYTDYGALLDACDAVAFCVPPDVQADMAVAAAKAGKTLLLEKPIALDLAAAERLVAAVDAAGVSTVVLLSLRYADSVQAFLEEARAIGRPLGGRMAFVSGALLDGSPFATPWRLERGPLPDLGPHAIDLVDAALGAIVNVTAAGDPLGWVSLLCEHDNGSTSTVNLCATAPQGGMSRIEVFGDAGVAMLDASSAADATSMMRVATALAAAARGEAADAPDVHRGLHIQRIIESAVSQLG
- a CDS encoding phosphatase PAP2 family protein, which gives rise to MGLPFGYLLHEVTSHGPLTQWDRSAARSLHGRVVHHRAVISLLKFLSFTGKPVFLVALVGIPVVWLLVRQARKLALFLVVVSLGGSLIDTVVKLAVSRPRPSFSDPIMTAYGKSFPSGHAMSSLVCYGAALLVLLPLVARRWRPVAVAGVAVWVAAIGFSRLALGVHYISDVLGGYVLGAAWLVGSVAVFEVWREDHGQRRTDPLAEGVEPEEAAAAPAID